cattcagttttgaacactactacatgcctatttggtttgcaggatttgtaaaatgcactaacatgccatctttgatccgacatgattaacatggtcatttgattacaatctagaaaaatatagccttcttcacaagaggttggagtggatgaaaagttccctaagaaaactagtacagatgaatccaaaggagaaatgcttatggattgtaaccatatggacaaGCAATAAATATGggggggggggcatgtatgtactaaaatcctccaaaaaaatccttcagaaatcgtagtacattgtcattgtaaacttggaaaaaggtgtcacaaattgaactcccttatggttaacgtttaactggaaaggaacatcacctcgatatatagtttCTCCAGGCACGAAAAGCTTCTCAGAAAACtggcaacttgctccaggttggggtcgatagattctagtgccaagaccttcattgtgcgcagtttcggggtcaagcttgttggGATCGTTttctggatgacagacgaacatacatctccaaaactagaaataatgttaatctctagaaggagaggtagaaggctatTATTGTACCTGAATGGgtatggatccaataacaagttcagagTATTTGCCAGACGAgtggcccaccactgtcaatttgggTGCAGAAataacattgattcttgttggaccttcttgatcaactacaagtaatctctcaagtgaaggtgtgccgACCATACCGTGGtaaacatcttgtgatgtcttcttgccacaccagcaacacacataattagttcggagagtcatggaggtgatgtggaagctactcaacccattgattgcctggagacgaaggtactcgagtgcagtacagccacggagcaggcgcttcATGTCACCATTTGGGAGGCAGACGGCgacaagctcgaggtgcttcagtcatggtagaataagagcgggtgcatcattaaggggggatgacagttcctgaacttggcgatgcgcagcgtgggtgcgaggcggagcacggacattggcagcgagcgcatatgcccatcataaaaagtgagctcctcgagctgatctagggcgggggatccgaACCAGTTGTCAAGCTTGgatcggtccttgccgttggaatggaacttgaccattctaaggcctttggttggaccagggtgactgccgaggatcttggagaacgcatccaagcttttgtgatagccatggcagagctcatgggtgtcgatgaggtcgagaggggtagagttccatagggggtgccaccaccgggaaaggacgatggtccgcgccccatatttgattgggaggatggatatgatgactatcaacatatgaTCAGGGAggatgctgatgaagtctaggcctgctggagtcactTGCGGTTCTTGCTCGctccgcctctgcttgttggcagccCTGTTCTCCACCTCTGAAGTCTCGTTGTCAGCGGGgctttctgatagaagtgggattacagggaatatttagttaaaatagggtaatagaaaagtgtattggtaactagaagttagtagGTAGGAATATGGTAAGGAAATGGAATAACAatcggttgcttaaatactacacaattcatttgatattgctgggtaagtcaacatgcagatacttgaaaagaaaacttacttcgaacaaagtctggacggatgatatcatcggggaagttagcatatatctcatgaccaggctcttTGTGTGCAATGCAATTTtaatgccagctttcagtacataaaacttagaaatttctttccaaaggccagtgccaacataggagtcaccatgttcatcaagtcttacaaatAGAAACAAttttaaatccatggtttgtgttcagtatgacatccctgcagtcttgatttatgtaaagggaaagattgtgcactacaaTATTCTATTGCATAGTAAGGGACGCGCtgtagaaaatggtaggattgttaaagaaaatatggtaacatgaaaatatgggcccaaattgaaagaactatacAATAGTTagaatcgaaggacaaaaatctataattaaacagatagggtaaacatgctgtcatggaaatatgagagtaattgaaagaacaatacatcattaatttgcctaatatataaagaagaggaaaaaaatcccctttgacgtatatggtgcatgtggcacctttgatccaaatgtagcaatatttagtatatgtttaggaaagtaggccatgccaaccgatttagggtgagattgaacatatcgCATGCATCCTCAAGTCATCaggtacggtgagatggaactcCATGGATGTCCGGCGGAGGCCGCAAAGTCCTGATGTATCcgcgcactgtacactctatgaatgaaagaaaaccctcaaatcagctcgaataaaaataaaTTCATGGTGATTTTGGcctggtgattaaaggaggcagatgaattgggataagagatgagataatatctcattaaattagttaccttgttgtccatgagaaaaaaCCCTTAGTACGGCGGATTCCCCAACCGGGCAGAgatgggtcgaccgcgagcagcgtcgagaaagtcgatggcgataggcggcggcaagtggAAGTGGCGAAATGTGGTGGCGTTTGCCGACAGCCTGGCGGCGGTAgtaggcgtcgagctaagtggttgTCGCTAcaataggcggtgccatgcatagacgtggaggagcttgtgcaggtgtgaatggggaccggagggggtggcgggtgggtgagggtttttgtgacgtgacaATGGTGAGgttttttttgaattgggtggtgagggttttctatcCGACAAAGAGTTtcggaggcaacggtttgctagagccaaccgtgtgtgattaacgtaataggcaaaatgaaagtcattgcacacggttccaattttgggaaccgtgtgtgattgacatactacatctgtcctggtttattggccccctttgtaatttgtaccaaattttgaccaaatatttaactaacaaatATTTATGCAtgccaccaaaaattatatcattgaacactatgttcaaatacgcatccaacgacataatttttgctgacctgcactaacattttgttagttaaatctttggtcaaaatttaatacaaattacaaaggggaccaataaatcaggacggaggtagattccatcaaccgaactgattgcatccatatcccacatttagacataagtaaacatagattaaacatacttagacacagataataagcgtacacaagcatagttcaaccataagtacatatatCAACCATCATTAAGACACTACATAGCCATACATAGtttgatcccacatctcatctcatccaccggcacgatcctgaagcttctctagGTACTCGGCATACGCGCCATgcaccaccctgcgagaatacttctgcttgaacgaGCCAATGACCTGTCCTATTGCATGCACCAGAACACTTTGATATGTggcatgaagcttgtggttgcaaaatgggcatcgatagtcGCCGtctcaggtcctaatacgcctgttatgcattaccgcataaagctccctcaggatttgcctcttgtacctcctctggccatcttcatcctcattgtacacatcgtgagacaacacctatacaaatagtaaaaaaaaatcacgtcaaattaatgtttacaaactaatctctagcaaacatttggcagttgccaaaatttggcatcaaatcaatgtttacatgccatgaagtaggattaggaatttatggttatttttatacatatccagagattatggttcgatttttaagcacagtcgtctatgttagaccaatcttgaagaaataatggcacaaacatatatgtaggtcattcaaaatcaattgtcatgtCCTGgccaggaattattagcacgaatactagccctagtcggattactagcagaaatcatttgcacagatgaaacaactaatcacttatcacttgtaccattcaaacaatcaatacactacacaggATTTAACGGaagttactcagatttcatggattgtgaGAACATaaacataggatttctattccaaaaagggggaggcaggagtaaccagagaaaccctagaatctatttgacacataaatgggtataaatgactaaccagttgtccgtcgtcatcggagtcgtcgccggagtggtcgtcggggTCGTCGCCCGAGTCATCACTGGAGTCGGTGTGGACCTCCACCTCCGATTGTGGAATCTCGACGCCGTCGACGATGTTAGGGTGCAGCGATACCTCGCTGGCGGTAACGGCAAccactgtctccatctccacgcagtgctccggtgcttcagcagccccggcgtcaccactccctccgatggggcacttaggcggcgtcctcatacactgacggctttaagGACTGAGAGCGGTGTCGAGGATGCAAGcatagagagaggattgtgtgtatggcgaggatggggggtgcggctgctcgggcgcgccattaatatggagtagtgggagagagaggcgggcggcggtcaaaccactggctcgcctcccggtgagcctgcttaCCGAACTGGTGGCATGCCTACTgtcgtttcacacagctactcgcacggctcccgatgacactgcgcagcgagcacgcctcGTGTAAATTCACagacctgcacgcacgcctcctggTCTGCCTGCAcggtggactgctcgcatgcgtcccgtcaactcacgcctgctcgcacggcacacgagtcatgtggcggcacgtatattgtttttctatttggatgattaatgttgccactttattgcttaaccgaagcatgacacgtatccattgttggtctaatgctcacggttcgaataaataatccgtttgggatattggttctgaattattaataatctcccgtttgtaagaagataaagattacatcaaaactgatctcaaatttgacaaaaaaagtacaatgccactttgtattggtgtccatatgagaaCAAGATAAGTTTTatgaatttcaaataagttttggatgtagtacaatttaaaaatcaagattctcaatgtttgaaatttcttgcacggggagtaaacatgcacccagtgagacacatgtgtttttgtaatccatttaggtgcactgtcacgtgtgtatgtagctcaaatttaatttttgcacattatacccctagaaaatcaatcaatgtactaaaacgtcttaatgatctctatttTTTTGTTTCAAAATTAAAACATCCaacctttggtaacatatgttcaccgcaGGATAATATAATATGCatcatagttgcggtggattcgcggtgtgcgtgtatgtgtgtgtgcgtctgggggtggcgggtggctcgcagtacactatgaGTCGTGAACTatcgtgtgggttggccgtttggTGAGGTAGGTGCCACATTAGAGTCGTgaattcgttatttaaaacattacacaaccctttcatacatatatacatgttttggccacatgcagtcgatggttgtcctacacgacactcgatactcgcgtgtgacgctttctgtgggcctaCGAGGTcgccgtccatcactttgacgaaaacAACCGTCATTGAGGTTAATTTgatcagcaaggtagaatcttttttgtttgtgttatgacgaaagtatatatataatacgcgtcgaagaggtgggagaggACTAGCACTcaccttattctgataacacctagTCTTATTTTGATAACACCTGTCGGACTAAGCCACCCTAACTACAGCAAAAAAAAGCCATCCCCGACCCCAATCCAAATCCCCCACCTACCCTCCACCTTCTACCACATCGCCACCGGAGAAGCACCAcaggccgccgccgccccacccacCTTCTGCCGCCCTACCCCGCCCGCGTCCACCTTCTGCCGCGCCGCCAGAGCACCACCCCGGCCGCCGCCGTGCCCCGCCTAACCCCCGTCCACCTTCTTACAAAGCCGCCATCGGAGCACCACTCCCAGGCCGCTGTCGCGCGCCTTCCTCTCGCGGCCAGGGCTCCTCGAGCCACCTTCCTCTCTACTCTCGCCACCGCAAGCTGCCCCACCACCTTCCTCTCTACAGCCGGCCGCCGCGAGCCAGCGTCGCTCCGCCGCCTCCATCTCTGCGCACGGCCGCGGCAAGCCAGCACCACCGAACCACCTTCCTCTCCGTGCCTGACCGCCGTGAGCCGGTGCCATCCCGCCAGCTTCTTCTCCGCGCCCAACTGCCTCGAGGTGTGCGACCCCGACCACGGACCCATGGATACCGTGTCAGATCCGAGTTCCTCCCTCCCCTGAGCAACACCGCACCCACCTGAATCACCGAGGACGAGCTCTCTCCTCCTCTTGGCGGTCTCCATCCAGGGCCTCATCTGCACCATTCGTGGTGCTCCGGCGCCGCCCCAGCTCATGCAGCTCGGTCGCGGCCCCCGTGCAGCTCGCCCGCGGCCCCCATCTTTGTGCAGGTTCACCAGCCACCGCTTGCCTCTGCTGGCCTCCCTTGTCGTCAGCCATGACGCCGCAACCACTGGCCTCGAGCATCCTCTCCTCCCCATCGATTGTTTTTTGCTTTTTCAGATTTCACTTGGGCACATCGCTGCAGTTCTGTTGGGGCATCGGTGCAGTGCGGCTGGATGTCCAGTCCATCGGTGATCGTGCTTGCACTTTGGTGGCACGAGGCTCGTGGTCAGATGTGCAGTGTAGTGCTATTAGCCCTTCCGCACTGCAGTTCGCCGGCAGATGTGTTGACCATCCAAGATCAACTGCACCCCATCCCCCCGCCGGCGCCATGCAGTCCAGTACGTGGGGGCACGCAGCACGCCCCACCGTTGCCTTGCAGTCCAAAGTCCGGATTTCTTGCTGTTGCGTTGCGTGCAACGACAAGGAGAAGTCCGGATTCATCAGTCTCGTCTCCCGCTACCTGAGGTAATTTCTTTGTGCTGCATCAGAGATGGTTCTGCTACCGTTCATCATCCATTGTGTCCATGTTGTCAGTGCAATCTCACGACGGATGGGTTCTTTTCATCCTCTCCAGCTAGTTCTATAACGAGCAGCTGCTATCGCTCACTATCCTCCCCCACAATGCAGTGTGGCAGGGCGGCGGATGCAGTGCGGCAGGGCGGCGCTTGCAGTGCGGCACTCACAGCCGAGCAGCAAACCCACTGAACCTATCGAGTAGATGAGGCCGATGAATCCCTGCAGAAAACGGAAGATCCTATCCATCAGTTCTTGCATCTTTGTCATGTTTTTCTAGTGATTGATCTGATGATCCGTTGTGCAAGATAGGCTGAAGGCCCAGCTTTCTTCGGTACGACATCAACAGAGTACTCTTTGTGCTGAAACCATGGAAAACTCAAAAcggtgcccgggctcatctgctccctctcagcaaaaaattcaaaaaaaatactagaaaaattcaaaaaattccaaacttttttgtggtggtagataatttgacgcgtgaggtgcgccccaaaattcaactcatttggacatctgagcagctctcggcaaaaaagacaaatcggatcaaaacagtgcgtgaacagtaaacatttttacagaccctgattttgtcttttttgccgagagctgctccgaTGCTCAAATGAGCTGatttttggggcgcacctcacgcgtcaaattatctaccaccacaaaaaaaatttggattttttcgaatttttctagtattttttttgaatttttttctaagcgtgggtgcagctgagcccgggtgcagattagccgcactcCTGAAACCATGCCTTTTTTTGTTGTTGCGAAACACAAGTTTATTATAGTACTCGAATCATTAGCAAGAATGTCTGGGAACTTGCTTTTAGTGAGATATAGGTTCTTTTTTCAAGGCAGAAACGGGAGTTTACAGAAACCTACGAAATTAACAGATTGCAATGCTCATTATCTGAGACCACAAGTTATCTTGTTTAGTTGCATAAGGTGTTACTGGTAACGATTGCATAACTTTGATTTAGCTACTAAATATCTCATCATGTATTTGCTAGATTCAGTCTCAAAGCCCTGCGTCGCATCAATGTTTCTTCCTACATATGTTCTGCTGGAAACGTTAGGATAAAAAGAGTACTCTCGTTTTGAGTGACAACCACAAAAAACAGGTACGTAGCAAGCAAACACATCAGATGTCTCAAGTGTAAATTCTCTCTCAAATACTTGTTCAGAAGTCGCCACTATTACAGATAGTTCTGGTTCCAGTTCCCTACCACTGAGGAGAGCTTTATCCCTCGCACGCACACCTCAAGATAATAGCACAAGAACCAACCAGTTGTTGTGTTGCAGGTCAACAAGTCGCCTAATATTCAGCGATGCAACGGCTCTCTCGCGACCCCGACCCCGCGCCCCTCCACCAGCCCCCACTGGCGGCGGCCACCCCGGCCCCGCCGGCCACCCTACCAGCGCCTCGCGTGCTCCCGCGCTCGCGGCCGCTACCCCCAGCCTGTAGGATGCGGCAGGAGAACGGTGGCCGGCGGAGTGCGCAGGTCTCCCGCTCGCGCTCCCAGAAGGCTGCAGCGGCGACCACACCGGCTGCAGCGACGAGCTTCCCAGCTCCGTCACCCGCCGCGCCCGCCAccttggccggcgcctcctccaacCAGCTGCCGGAGCCACCGGTGTCGATCCTCATCGCCCCTCCCCCGCTCGATCCAGATCAGGCGGATCTGGATCCCGTCTCTCGGTCGCCTCCGGCTGTCCGGAGCGATGCTCCTCGCGATGTGATGGGGGTGCTGCTCGGGGCCAGGCCTGGCTCCCGGTGCTCCGCCGTCGATGGCGAGGGGACTGTGGAGCTGGCCCATCTGCCGCCGGCCATCGTTCCCTACACCATGAAGCGCTTGCCTTGTTGCTCTGTTCTCAAGGATGTGGGCAAACATCCGCCCGATCTGGTGATGTCGGTAGTGCCACCGCCGCCCCTTGGAGCTCcgttggcgaggaggaggaggacgacgacgacagAGAGGAGGAGCTTGCTCCACGGTCGTCGCCGGCTGCCTCCCAGTATTCCCTGTGCTCTGTTGACGCCAATGTTGCTCATGCGGGGCCGTGGGCATCTCTGGTTGATGTAGATGGCCAGGGTTCAGGCGAGGATCGTGACAACAGCGATTCTGGCAAAGGGGACCTGGCGCCACCGAAGACGGCAACGTCTGTTGTCGAAGGCTCATGCTCTGGTGCGGTCGGTGCGTCGACTGCTTGCTTGTATCCTTGCGATCAGGCGGAAGCTGTGGTCACACAACCCGGGGATGGTCCCTGGATTTACGTCGGACGAAGGCGTCGTCCCCGTTGTCATGTGCCTTGCAGCAAGTCTTCCACGTCCCCGACCTTTCATGATGCAAGGTCTGTGCAAGCCGACACATTCAAGAGGAGAACCCGTGGTCGATGTTTCCGTTGCTTGGCTCCGGACCACAAGGTTGCGTCCTGCCGCGACCCGTTTTGATGCCTCACTTGTCTTCGCTCTGGACACCGTGAGAGGGACTGTTCTCTGCGTCACTCCTCCGTCGAAGCTATTCACCACTGTGTGCGTGACCCCCCCAGCTCCGCCTCGCCCTTCCTCAGATGGGCGCTCTTGGGCTTCGGTTGTTGCTCCCGCAGTGTGTGTGCAAGCTCCTGAGTCTGCAAGGATTGTTGAAGCTCCAAGCGAAGGTTCTGTTGATCGGGGTGTTGCGACATCTGATGATGCTATGCTTGTCTCGTTTCGTGCGGAGCTGCAAAGCTTGGTTGAGTTTGCGCTCCGCCCGCTGCGCAAGCTGGAGGACTCTTTGTGCCTGTGGTTGGCACGTGCGTCCGACCTCTTGGAGCAGGCGGAGGTGTCTGATGGTGAGCGTGGGTTGAGCCCAGCCTCCTTGCAGGGACCTTGCTCCTTAGGCACTTCCGTTCATGGTTTGACGCTACCAAAAGATGGGAGCAAAGGTGTTGATGACATTGGCGACAAGGTTGGGTTGGCGCCCTCAAGGTATGTTGCTGCCGTGGAGTCTACAGGGCAGCATGCGTCGGTCAAGTCTATGGCCTTGTATGACAAGGTGGCCACCGAGCTTAGCCTTCCTACTTCTGCCTCCAATGAGGTGTGGGGCGTTGCAAAGGGATGCACATCGGCATTTGAGGGCCAAAACACTTTACACGTCTTCATCGAGCTGGTCAAAAGCCTTTCTGCCGTGCCTGCGATCACCCAAGGGCTGATTCACCTTGTCAATGCAGCGAAGATCAAGAATGTCAACCAACTAGCAGGCGTCGCCTCGGGCGTGGGG
Above is a window of Triticum dicoccoides isolate Atlit2015 ecotype Zavitan chromosome 5B, WEW_v2.0, whole genome shotgun sequence DNA encoding:
- the LOC119308815 gene encoding uncharacterized protein LOC119308815; amino-acid sequence: MTPQPLASSILSSPSIVFCFFRFHLGTSLQFCWGIGAVRLDVQSIGDRACTLVARGSWSDVQCSAISPSALQFAGRCVDHPRSTAPHPPAGAMQSSTWGHAARPTVALQSKVRISCCCVACNDKEKSGFISLVSRYLSVAGRRMQCGRAALAVRHSQPSSKPTEPIE
- the LOC119308814 gene encoding uncharacterized protein LOC119308814, giving the protein MARVQARIVTTAILAKGTWRHRRRQRLLSKAHALVRSVRRLLACILAIRRKLWSHNPGMVPGFTSDEGVVPVVMCLAASLPRPRPFMMQGLCKPTHSRGEPVVDVSVAWLRTTRLRPAATRFDASLVFALDTVRGTVLCVTPPSKLFTTVCVTPPAPPRPSSDGRSWASVVAPAVCVQAPESARIVEAPSEGSVDRGVATSDDAMLVSFRAELQSLVEFALRPLRKLEDSLCLWLARASDLLEQAEVSDGERGLSPASLQGPCSLGTSVHGLTLPKDGSKGVDDIGDKVGLAPSRYVAAVESTGQHASVKSMALYDKVATELSLPTSASNEVWGVAKGCTSAFEGQNTLHVFIELVKSLSAVPAITQGLIHLVNAAKIKNVNQLAGVASGVGTACHDVSH